The region AAAAGAATATTAGTAAATAGAATGTGATTTTTTTCATTGTCTTCATATTAGATGTAGTAAATTTTGTTTTAAATAAAATCAAATTAAAGCTGAACAAAAATCAATTAGATCTTATTTAAGCCAAATTATATTTGAGTGAATTTTGCGGAAACCTAAAATTGTTTTCATATTTTATATTGATAAATAGCTAAGATATAGGGAAATAAATTCAGAAAAAAACAAATTATAACTCCAACAATTTTTTAGCCGCTTTAAAAGGAGTAGTTTTTAAATTTTCTAAATTTTGTATTTCTTCCTGTAATGCTAGTTTTATAATCGGGTTTTGATAAAAATTATCTTTTAATTGTTGATTAATTGTAGATAACAACCAATATTTATTCTGTTCATTTCTTTTTTTATCAAAATAAGAATTCTCTTTTGTCAAAGCAATATAACGAGCAATCATGGTTTCAATTTTATCAATACCTATGTTTTTTAACGCACTTGCTGTTAAAACTTTAGGTTGCCATTTGCTTTCTTTTAAAGGATATAAATGCAAAGCTCTATTAAATTCTACTTTGGCAATTTTAGCATTTTTTTCATTTTCTCCATCTGCTTTGTTAATGACGATAGCATCAGCCATTTCTATAATTCCGCGTTTAATTCCTTGCAATTCATCACCGGCGCCTGCCAATTTTAATAACAAAAAGAAATCGACCATAGAATGCACCACAGTTTCAGATTGCCCAACGCCAACGGTTTCAATAATAATGGTATCAAAACCAGCAGCTTCGCACAAAATAATACTTTCGCGTGTTTTTTGAGCAACCCCACCTAAAGAAGTACCGGAAGGGGAAGGCCTGATAAATGCGTTTTTATCAGTAACTAATTGCTCCATCCTTGTTTTATCACCTAAAATAGAGCCTTTGTTCACAGAACTACTTGGGTCTACTGCCAAGACGGCAACTTTTTTTCCTTGAGAAGTTAAATGTTTACCGAAAGCTTCAATAAATGTACTTTTTCCAACACCCGGAACTCCAGTAATTCCGATTCTTACAGAATTATTTGCATACGGCAAGCAGCGTTCTAAAATTTCATTTGCTTTTTTTTGATGATTACTATTTGTACTTTCTACCAAGGTAATGGCTTTGCTTAAAAAAGTAATATTTCCGTCTAAAATTTTAGAAACAAATTCATCTACAGTATGTTGTTTTGCTCTACTGCGTTTTATTTTTTCTGCACTAAAAAAACTGGTTGTTGCTGGTTTAGAAACGCCATCGTTTTCATGCAAAGCAGATTGTTTTTTATCCATTGTAAAAGTTAATTTGTAAATTTAAAGATAAATAATCGAATCTTTTTGCAACATCGCTAAAAATGTATCGTCTTTAGCATAAGAATGATTGAATGAAACCGACCAAACAATTACATCAAACGATTATTGACCAGTGCAAAAATAATAGTGCAAAGGCGCAAATGCAATTGTATAATTTATATGCAAAAGGGATGTTTTTAGTTGCATTTAGGTATGTAAAAGATAAGTTTTTAGCCGAAGATATCATGCAAGACGCATTTATAAAAGCCTTTAAAAATATTGATTCCTATAAAAATGAAGTGGCTTTTGGTGCTTGGTTAAAAAGAATTGTTGTGAATCAAAGCATAGATCAATTAAAGAAAAATAAACTAGAAATAGTTTCTATAAATGAGGAGATTACGATGACAATAGAAAATGATCATTGGCCAATAGAAAGTACTTTTTCTACGGAGAAAATTGTACGTGTAATTAATGATTTAAAAGAAAAGTATCGATTGGTTTTAACGCTGTATTTACTAGAAGGATATGATCATCAAGAAATATCAGAGATTTTAAATATTACAGAAAATACATCCAGAACTCATTTGTTACGAGGAAAAAAATTATTGAAAGAACAATTAAAAGACACGAGTTATGCAGCAAGATATTAGAGAAAAATTAAAAGATTATAAAGAAGAAAACATAGAATTATCTTCTAATCATAACAAGAAGTTCGAAAAATTATTGATGCAAAAAATGCATCAAGAAAAGCCAAAAAAGAGCAATTTTAAATGGTTATCTATTGCTGCTTCTGTTGTGTTACTCGTTAGTTTGGCAATACAGTTGTATCCATCTAAAGATAGAGAATATACAAATGAGTTAAAAGATACTGAAACAAGTTCAGCACAAAAAGAAATTAGTTTAGGAAGCATTTCACCAGAATTTAACACCATAGAAACTTATTATACAAACAGTATAAATCTAGCAATTAGTGAGTTAGAAGTAACGGAAAACAATAAAGAAGTTTTAGAAGGTTACTTAAACAAAATTGCAGAATTAACACAAGAATACAAATTATTAACCAAAGAGCTCAATACAAAAGGGGTTAATGATGACACTATAGATGCATTGATGAGTAATTTACAATTACGCTTACAGCTGTTACAACGTTTGAAAAAACAATTAAAACAACTTAATAATTTAAACAAAAAACACCATGAGACACAAGTTTTATAAAAATGTAATTACTGCCATTGCTTTCTGTTTTTTAGGAACAATAGAGGCGCAAAAAGTTGAAAAGAAATTCACAGAAAATTTTAAAGTAAACAAAGATGTAGAAGTGGCTATTAATGCTACGAATACAGAAATTAATGTAATTACTTGGAACAAGAATGAAGTACAAATAGATGCTTTTATTGAAATAGAAGGAATGGCAAAAGAAGATGCAGAAAAGTATATAAAAAATTGGAATTTTGAAGCTTTAGGTAATAAAAAAAAGGTGCAAATTACCTCTAAAGGAAATAACGCTTTTGGTCTAAAAAATGATGTTGTTTTTTTTAATAATATGGATTTTAATTTTGAGATACCAGAAATTCAAATACCAAATTTCGATTCTATTGTAATACCAGATATGAATTTTGACTTCGATTTTGATTTCGATTTCGATTTTGAGACCTTAGAGGAGTTAGAAGAAAATATGGAAAAAAAAGGTGAATACTCTTTTGAATTCCATAATGGAGATGACCATATTGTTATTAAAACAAAAGAAGAATGGGAGAAATTTAAAAAAAGTAAGAAATATGATGAGCTCAAAGAAACATTTAAAAATACAGGTTCTAAATTAAAAATAGCTTTACAAAACTCAAAAAAAGAGATGAAAGCATTAAATAAAGAACAGTTAAAAGCATCTATAAATCAAGCAAAACTTCAAATTAAAAACATAGATGTAAAAGAACTTCAAAAAAGTTTACAAAAAGCCCAAGAAACGCTAAAAAATATGAGCTTTAACTTTAGTGGAAAATCTAATGACTTAACCATTGATGGAAAAAAAATAAAAATTAAAAAAAGGCTTGAAATTAAAGTTCCAAAATCGGCAACATTCGATTTAAACACGCGTCATTGTAAAGTAAAATTACCAAATACAGTGGCTTTTGGTAACGTAAATTATGGCACTTTTGATGCAAATAATTTAAACGGAGGTAAATTAACTATTAATTATTCTCAGGTTACGATTAACGATTTAAATGCCTGTACCTTATTTTTAAACAACGTAACTGATGCTAAAATAGCATCAGTTACCAATTCAACTATGAATAATAATTCCTCTGGAGTAAATATTGTTCAAATAAATGAAAATACAGTTATTTCAGATAAATTTGGCAAATTAAATATTGAAAATATAATTACTAATTATAATGAATTTATTCTTGATTTAGATTATTCTGAAGCTACTATCAATTTGTCTAATATTATTAATAAACTTACTTTTTCAGCTACTACAATGGAATTACCTGTAAAAGATATTGATGGTCAAAGAAAAACGGTGTTTAGTGGATTTATTAATGCAAGTGATAAAAATAGTACTATAAAAATAGAAGGGAAAAACAGTGAAATAACAACAATTAAAAGAAATTTGTAATAAAAAAGCTGCTTTTTAAAATTACCAAACTTCTCACAAATTCCATTTCTTT is a window of Polaribacter litorisediminis DNA encoding:
- the meaB gene encoding methylmalonyl Co-A mutase-associated GTPase MeaB — encoded protein: MDKKQSALHENDGVSKPATTSFFSAEKIKRSRAKQHTVDEFVSKILDGNITFLSKAITLVESTNSNHQKKANEILERCLPYANNSVRIGITGVPGVGKSTFIEAFGKHLTSQGKKVAVLAVDPSSSVNKGSILGDKTRMEQLVTDKNAFIRPSPSGTSLGGVAQKTRESIILCEAAGFDTIIIETVGVGQSETVVHSMVDFFLLLKLAGAGDELQGIKRGIIEMADAIVINKADGENEKNAKIAKVEFNRALHLYPLKESKWQPKVLTASALKNIGIDKIETMIARYIALTKENSYFDKKRNEQNKYWLLSTINQQLKDNFYQNPIIKLALQEEIQNLENLKTTPFKAAKKLLEL
- a CDS encoding RNA polymerase sigma factor translates to MKPTKQLHQTIIDQCKNNSAKAQMQLYNLYAKGMFLVAFRYVKDKFLAEDIMQDAFIKAFKNIDSYKNEVAFGAWLKRIVVNQSIDQLKKNKLEIVSINEEITMTIENDHWPIESTFSTEKIVRVINDLKEKYRLVLTLYLLEGYDHQEISEILNITENTSRTHLLRGKKLLKEQLKDTSYAARY